In Aureimonas sp. AU20, the genomic window TGTCCGGGCGCAGATTGCAGACGCTGGCGGTGAAGGCGGGAAAGCTGTGGACGCCCTCGCCGAACTTCTCCAGGCTCAGCGGCTGGACGTGATATTGCAGATTGGCCGTCTCGAAGGACGGATCGGACCGCGTGAAGACTCCGAGCTGGCTCGGCGCCATGGACATCGGCCCCGAGCGCATCACGGCATATTCCAGCGCGATCGAGGCCTTTCCGAGAAGCGTGCTCGCCCGCTCGTTGAGGGTGCGGATGCCGCTGACCTTGTAGGCGCAGCGCAGCTGCAGATGATCCTGCAGATTCTCGCCGACCTCGCGCCGCTCGGCGACCAGCGCGATTCCCGCCGCGCCCAGCACCTCGCCCCGACCTATCCCCGAGAGTTCCAGGATATGCGGCGAGCCGATCGCGCCTGCGCAAAGAACCACCTCACGGCGGCAGGCGGCGCGGCGCACCTCGCCATCAGCTTCGAACTCGACACCCTTGGCCGCCCGATCTTCGATCAGGAGCCTGCGGACATGCGCGCCGGTCACGACGGTGAGATTCTTCCGGTGCCGCACCGGCTTCAGGAAGGCCTTGACCGCGTTCCAGCGCACGCCCCGGCGCTGGTTCACCTTGAAGTAGGAGGAGCCTTCGTTGTCGCCCCGGTTGAAATCCTCGATGCGCGGAATGCCGGCCTGCTCCGCGGCGGCGCGGAAGGCGTCGAGAATGTCCCAGCGCAGGCGCGGCGGCTCGACGCGCCATTCGCCGCCAACCCCGTGCATCTCGTCGGCCCCGGCGAAATAATCCTCCGAACGCTTGAACAGCGGCAGGACATCGTCCCAGCCCCAGCCCGCGCAGCCCATCTGGCGCCAGAGATCGTAGTCGCGCGCCTGTCCGCGCATGTAGATCATGCCGTTGATCGAGGAGCAGCCGCCCAGCACCTTGCCCCGGGGATAGGCGAGCGCGCGCCCGTTCAGCCCGGCCTCGGCGTCGGTCTGGAAGCACCAGTCCGTGCGCGGATTGCCGATGCAGAAGAGATAGCCGACCGGAATGTGGACCCAGGCGTAATTGTCCCGCTGTCCGGCTTCCAGGAGGAGAACCGAAGCGTTCGGATCGGCCGACAGGCGGTTGGCCAGCGCGCAGCCCGCCGTGCCGCCGCCGATCACGATGAAGTCGTAGGCCTCCTCCATCGGATCAGCCGCCCTCCCCGCCGAAGCGCCGCCCGAAGCGCGAGGCGAGAAGCTCTCCGACGAGGCCGCGCCGGAACAGGAGCACGCAGACCATGAAGATCAGCCCGGTGATGACCGTGACCGGGAAGGCCGAGGTGGCAAGAGAGTTCTGGATCGCCACGACGAGGCCGGCGCCCACGATCGGCCCGAGCATCGTTCCGATGCCGCCGAGCAGCGTCATCAGGATGACTTCGCCCGACATCTGCCATGTGACGTCGGTGAGCGTCGCGAACTGGAAGACCAGCGCCTTCATGCCACCTGCGACGCCCGCCAGCGCCGCCGACATGACGAAGGCCGAGAGCTTGTAGGCGCTGACGGAATATCCCAGCGAAATGGCGCGGTTCTCGTTCTCGCGGATCGAGCGCAGGATCGTGCCGAAGGGCGAGTTGACGATCCGGTAGATCGCGAAGATCGCCGTGAGGAAGATCGCGAGCACGAAGAGATACATGGCCATCGGGTCGGACAGATCGACAAGGCCGAGCGCCCGGCCGCGCGGCACGCCCTGCAGCCCGTCCTCGCCGCCGGTGAAGGGCGCCTGGAGGCAGAAGAAGAAGATCATTTGCGAAAGCGCCAGCGTGATCATCGCGAAGTAGATGCCCTGGCGGCGGATAGCCAGCGCGCCGATCACGAGGCCGAGCAGGGCGGCGGCCGCCGCGCCGGCGAGGACGCCGAGTTCGGGCGTCAGTCCCCATTCCTTGACGGTGTAGGCGGTGACATAGGCCGCGCTGCCGAAGAAGGCAGCATGGCCGAAGGAGAGGAGGCCGGTATAACCGAGCAGAAGATTGAAGGCCGCCGCAAAGAGCGCGAAGCACAGGATCTTCATGAGGAAGATCGGATAGAAGAAGAAGGGCGCGGCAACGAGAAGCCCGACCGCGACGAGGAGAAGCGCGAGCTTCGCGCCGCCGGAGCCCGATCGCGCCGACGAGGAATTCGTCGCCGAAAGGCTCGTCATGCCGCCCTCCCGAACAGGCCTGCCGGGCGGATGAGCAGCACCACGGCCATGATCACGAAGACGACGATGTTGGAGGCCTCGGGGTAGAAGACCTTGGTCAGCCCCTCGCACAGGCCGAGCAGGTAGCCGGTGGCGATGGCGCCGCCGATCGAGCCCATGCCGCCGATCACCACGACCGCGAAGACCGTGATGATGATGTTGGTGCCCATCAAGGGGCTTACCTGGTAGATCGGCGCCGCCAGGATGCCGGCGAGACCGGCCAGCGCCGCTCCGAACCCGTAGGTCAGCGTCAGCAGAAGCGGCACGTTGATGCCGAAGGCGCGCACCAGCTGGGGGTTCTCGGTGGCGGCCCTGAGATACGCGCCGAGCCGCGTCTTCTCGATCAGCGCCCAGGTGGCGAGGCAGAGGACGAGCGAGGCGAAGACGATGAAGCCGCGATAGTTCGGCAGGAACATGAAGCCGAGATTGGTGCCGCCGGTGAGAAGCTGAGGCGGCGCATAGGGCTGACCCGAGGCGCCGTAGTAGTAGCGGAACGTGCCCTCGATCACGAGCGCGAGGCCGAAGGTGAAGAGGAGGCCATAGAGCGGATCGAGATCGTAGAGACGGCGCAGCGCGACGCGCTCTATGAGGGCGCCGAGCAGCCCGACCACGAGCGGCGCCAGGATCAGAGACGGCCAGAAGCCGATGCCGGCCACCGACAGAAAGAGATAGCCGGCGAAGGCGCCCAGCATGTATTGCGCGCCATGGGCGAAGTTGATGATGCGCAGCAGCCCGAAGATGATGGCAAGCCCCAAGCTCAGCATCGCGTAGAAGGACCCGTTGATCAGCCCGACGAGCAATTGCCCGAGAAAGGCCTGCACGGGCACGCCGAAGATCATCGTCATTCCGATCACACTCCCAGCGTTTGCGTCATCTGCGCCATGCGGTCCGGCAGTTCGGCGACGGCGAAGCCGTCCAGCACGCGCCCATGGTCCATGAGGTAGAAGCGGTCGGCCACCTTCGCGGCGAAGCGGAAGTTCTGCTCCACCAGAAGCACGGTCATGCCCCGCGCCTTCAAGACCTGAAGGATCTCGCCAATGCGCTGCACGATGACCGGCGCCAAGCCCTCCGTCGGCTCGTCGAGCAGCAGCAGCTTGACGCCGGAGCGCAGGATGCGCGCGATGGCGAGCATCTGCTGCTCGCCGCCGGAAAGCTGCGTGCCGCCACTCTGGCGCCGCTCCTTCAGATTGGGAAAGAGCGCGTAGATTTCCTCCACGCTCATGCCGCCCGGCGCCACGATCGGGGGGAGCAACAGGTTCTCCTCCACCGAAAGGCTGGCGAAGATGCCGCGCTCCTCCGGCACGAAGCCGAGGCCGAGCCGGGCGACGCGGTGCAGCGGCACTTTCAGGAGATCGTGGTCCTCGAAGCGCAGCGTGCCGCTGCGCTTGGGCAGAAGCCCCATGATGGCGCGCAGCGTCGTGGTCTTGCCGACGCCGTTGCGCCCGAGCAGCGTGACGGTCTCGCCGGGGAAGATGTCGAGATCGACGCCGTGCAGCGCCTGGCTTTCTCCATACCAGGCCTGGAGGCCGCGAACGCTGAGCAGCGGCTGGGCGCGGTCAGACATGGTCGGTTCCCATATAGGCGGTGCGCACGCGCTCGTCGGTGGAGACGGTGCGATAGTCGCCCGCCGCCAGGATCTCGCCGCGTTGAAGCACGGTGACGCGGTCGCAGAGATCGGCGACGACCTTCAGATTGTGCTCCACCATCAGCACCGCGTGGTTGCGGGCGACCTGTTTGATGATAGCGGCGATGACCTCGACATCCTCGTGCCCCATGCCGGCCATCGGCTCGTCCAACAGCAGCACCTTGGGCTCCAGCGCCAGCGTGGTCGCGATCTCCAGAACGCGCTTGCGCCCATAGGACAGGCTCGCCGCCGGACGGTCGCGCGCTTCGGTCAGTCCCACCGCGTCGATCAGCTCCATGGCGCGCGCGTTCAAGCGGTCGAGGCTGGAGAGCGGGCGCCAGAACTGGATGGCGAGCCCGTTCCGGCGCTGCAGGGCGACGCGGACATTCTCCAGGATCGTCAGATGCGGAAAGGTCGCCGAGATCTGGAACGAGCGAACGAGCCCGAGGCGCGCCACCTTGGCCGGCGGGGTCTTGGTGATGTCCTCGCCCAAAAGCGTGATCGTGCCTGATGTCGGCTGCAGGAACTTCGTCAGGAGGTTGAAGACGGTGGTCTTGCCCGCCCCGTTCGGGCCGATCAGCGCGTGGACCTCGCCATGGCCGACGTCGAGATCGACATCGCGGACGGCGGTGAAGCCGCCGAAGTCGCGCCTGAGGCCCCGGCAGGACAGGACGGTCTCGCCCTTGGCGAGGCCACGGCCGGGCGCCGCGTCCCCGGCGCCCCTGGCAAGGGCGCCGGGATGGGCGGTTGAGAGAATGCCGCTCATGCCCGCGCCGCTTACGGGGTGACCAGCGGGCAGTTGCTCTTGGCCGGATCGAGATAGGCCGTGTCGCCCGGCACGGTGGCGAGGACCTTGAAATAGTCCCAGGGCTTGGTGCTCTCGGCGGGCTTCTTCACCTCGAGAAGATACATGTCGTAGATCATGCGCCCGTTCTTGGCGACCTTGCCGCCGCGCGCGAAGACATCGTCCACCGGCATCTCATGCAGGGCGGCCGCCACCGGCTCGGTCGCGTCGGTCTTGGCCTTGTCGATGGCCTTCAGATACTGCAGCACGGCGGAATAGGTGCCGGCCTGGATCATGTTGGGCATGCGCTTGGTGCGCTCGAAGAAGCGCTGCGAGAAGGCGCGCGAGTCGTCGTCGCGGTCCCAGTAGAAGCCCTCCGTCAGCGACAGGCCCTGCGCCGCTTCCAGGCCGAGCCCGTGGACCTCGGCGAGGGTGAAGAGGAGCGCCGCCAGCCGCTGGCCGCCGGCCACGATGCCGAACTCCGCCGCCTGCTTCACCGCGTTGGACGTGTCGAGACCGGCATTGGCCATGCCGATGACCTTGGCGCCCGAGGACTGCGCCTGAAGCAGGAAGGAGGAAAAGTCCGTGTTGGACAGGGGATGGCGAACCGATCCGACAATCGTGCCGCCGCTCGCCTTGACGAAGTTCGAGGTCTGCTCCTCCAGCGAGTAGCCGAAAGCATAATCAGCCGTCAGGAAGAACCAGCTGTCGCCGCCCTGCTTGACCAGTGCGCCGCCGGTGCCGACCGCCAGCGCATGGGTGTCGTAGGCCCAGTGGAAGCCATAGGGGCTGCAGGCCTTGCCGGTCAGGTCGGTGGTCGCCGCGCCGGTGACGATGTCGATCTTCTTCTTCTCCTTCGACAGGCCCTGCACGGCCAGCGCGACGGAGGAGGTCGTCAACTCCATGATGGCGTCGACTTGTTCGGTGTCATACCATTGGCGCGCGATGTTGGAAGCGATGTCGGGCTTGTTCTGGTGGTCGGCGGTGATGACCTCGATCTTCTTGCCGAGAACCGTACCGCCAAAATCCTCCACCGCCATCTTGGCGGCCTCGAAGGACCAGCGGCCGCCGAAATCGGCATAGACGCCGGACTGGTCGTTCAGGATGCCGATCTTGACGATGTCGTCGGAGACCTCCTGCGCCTTCGCTTGCATCGAAGTGCTGGCCGCCAGCGCGAGCGTCGCGCCTGCCAGGACCGTCCGTTTGAGCCTGCCGGAAACCGTCATCGTTCCTCCCTTTCGTCGATTCCATCGATCGCCTGTCGGGAGTGTCGAGGGCCGCCTCTGGCGACCGCCGGGCCACCGCGCGACGCGCAGGGCTACAGGCGGCGTCGGATCGACCGGCCGTGCTCGTCCTCCCCGCTTTCCCGCCCGTCTTCGCGCGCGCGTCGAAAGCCTCCTCACTGCCCTGCCGTCCCACGGGGCGATGAGGATGCGAAAGGCTAGCATCAAGCGGATGGGTTAAGAATGGCGTTTTTGGTACAAGCCTTGTACGAAAACGTAAGCGGAAGCCGGCTCGGGAGATTGCATTGCAGTTCGATTGGGACGATCTGCGCCATTTCCTGGCGGTTGCGCGCACGCGCCAACTCTCCGCCGCCGCGCGACGGTTGCGCAGCAATCACGTGACCGTGTCCCGGCGGATCGACCGCTTGGAGAAGGCGCTCGCCATGCGCCTCTTCGAGCGCTCCGCGCGCGGCTACACGCTGACCATTCTGGGCGAGCGCCTCGTCGCCCATGCCGAGCGGATGGAGCGGGAGGTGGAGGGCTTCGGGGAGACGATCCTGGAAGCCGGCGGCTGGGCGAGAGGCGTGGCGCGCCTGTCGACGCCGGAGGGCTTCGGCAATTTCTTCCTGGCCGAACGCCTGCCCGGCTTCGCGCGGGCCCATCCCGGCCTTCTCGTGGAATTCGTGACGATCCAGCAGATCGTCTCCCTGTCGCGCCGGGAGGCCGACCTGTCGGTGACGCTGAACGCGCCCGGCGCCGGGCCTTATCTCAGTGAGCGGATCGCCGGCTACCGGCTCTTTCTCTACGCCTCGCGCGACTATCTCGCCCGGCACGGGCCGATCGGCACACGGGGCGAGGTGAACCTTCATCCGCTGATCGGCTATGTCGAGGACATGATCTTCACGCCCGGCCTCGACTATCTCTCCGAGATTCTGCCCGGCATGCGCGCGGGCTATCAAAGCTCCTCCATCCAGGCCCAGTTGCAGGCGGTTCTGGCGGGGTTCGGGATCGGTATCCTGCCCTTCTTCATCGCCTCGCGCCACGCCGAGCTCGTGCCCATCCTGCCGCGCGAGCTGCATCTGGAGCGGGACTACTGGATGAGCTCCCACGAAGATCTCGCCGCCGCCCCGCGCATCCGGGTGCTCGCCGATTTTATCCGGCGGCAGGCGATCGAGTTCGGCCCCATCTTCCGCGCCGAAGCGCTGCTCGGCGCCTGAGGGCCGAGCAGCGCTTGCGTGGCCTCGGGCCGCGAGATCAGCGACGCTGCGGCGGCGCCGACCAGGTTTCGGCCTCGTCCACATAGGCCTTCCCCGCCTTCTTGTCGTAGAGGCAGAGTTTCGACAGGGACGAGCCGCGCGTGCGGTCCGACACCAGCATCGCGACCATGCCGACGCGATCGTCGAAGCCGACGATGGTGGAGGGCCGGGCGTTGCGAATGCCGCTGGCCGCGAGACAGGCCTTGGTCACGCGCGCGTCGAACTCGGCCCAGGCGTCGGCGCTCGATGCCAGCGCCGGGCCGGAGATCGCGGCGACAGTCAGACCGAAGACCAGGGGAACGGTGGGGATGCGCATGTCGTGTCGTCTTCCGATGTCGTTGCTGGAGTTCTCGCTCAAGAACAAGCGTGCGGGAGCAAGCCGACGGTTTGATGGCCTCGGTTGATGAGAGTTCGAGGAGATGCCAAGCGCAATGGCGCTCGCCAATGGAGCGATGCGGCGGCAAGGCTCCCGAGGGGCGGCGCGCGCCGCCCCTCGCCGCTCAAGCTCAGGCGCTCATACGGGCCTTGGGATCGGTGCTCTCGGACTTGGCGCTCGGCGTGTCGTTTACGCCGTCGAGATCGGGCGCATGGCCGTAGCTCATGTTCTTCATCTGCTGGATGACGCGCGCCATTTCCTCGTCCGGCAGCACCGGCGGCTCGCCGAGGACGCGGGCCTGCACATAGAGGCGCGACAGCGTCTCCACCTCGACCGCCAGCGCCAGGGCGGCGCCCAGCGTCTTGCCGAGCGCGATCTGGCCGTGCTGACCGAGCAGGCAGGCGAGCCGGTCCTCCAGCGCTTCGAGCGCGGCGTCGGACAGGGCCTGCGTGCCGAAGGTGGCGTAGCGCGAGCAACGGATCGTGGTGCCGCCGGCGATCGCCGTCATGTAGTGGAAGCTCGGGATCGCGTGGTGATGCACGGCGAGCGTCGTCGCATAGACGGAATGGCAGTGAAGCACGCAGTCGATATCGGTGCGCGCGGCGAGAATGTCGCGGTGGAAGC contains:
- a CDS encoding GMC family oxidoreductase produces the protein MEEAYDFIVIGGGTAGCALANRLSADPNASVLLLEAGQRDNYAWVHIPVGYLFCIGNPRTDWCFQTDAEAGLNGRALAYPRGKVLGGCSSINGMIYMRGQARDYDLWRQMGCAGWGWDDVLPLFKRSEDYFAGADEMHGVGGEWRVEPPRLRWDILDAFRAAAEQAGIPRIEDFNRGDNEGSSYFKVNQRRGVRWNAVKAFLKPVRHRKNLTVVTGAHVRRLLIEDRAAKGVEFEADGEVRRAACRREVVLCAGAIGSPHILELSGIGRGEVLGAAGIALVAERREVGENLQDHLQLRCAYKVSGIRTLNERASTLLGKASIALEYAVMRSGPMSMAPSQLGVFTRSDPSFETANLQYHVQPLSLEKFGEGVHSFPAFTASVCNLRPDSRGSVHALAPDHKKQPAIRPNYLATETDRRVAADAIRLTRRIVSQDALRPYRPQEFKPGPEFESEEELVAAAGAIGTTIFHPAGTCRMGADEGSVVDPALRVRGIGNLRVADASIMPRIVSGNTNSPTLMIAEKAADLILQSWR
- a CDS encoding branched-chain amino acid ABC transporter permease, encoding MTSLSATNSSSARSGSGGAKLALLLVAVGLLVAAPFFFYPIFLMKILCFALFAAAFNLLLGYTGLLSFGHAAFFGSAAYVTAYTVKEWGLTPELGVLAGAAAAALLGLVIGALAIRRQGIYFAMITLALSQMIFFFCLQAPFTGGEDGLQGVPRGRALGLVDLSDPMAMYLFVLAIFLTAIFAIYRIVNSPFGTILRSIRENENRAISLGYSVSAYKLSAFVMSAALAGVAGGMKALVFQFATLTDVTWQMSGEVILMTLLGGIGTMLGPIVGAGLVVAIQNSLATSAFPVTVITGLIFMVCVLLFRRGLVGELLASRFGRRFGGEGG
- a CDS encoding branched-chain amino acid ABC transporter permease; this translates as MTMIFGVPVQAFLGQLLVGLINGSFYAMLSLGLAIIFGLLRIINFAHGAQYMLGAFAGYLFLSVAGIGFWPSLILAPLVVGLLGALIERVALRRLYDLDPLYGLLFTFGLALVIEGTFRYYYGASGQPYAPPQLLTGGTNLGFMFLPNYRGFIVFASLVLCLATWALIEKTRLGAYLRAATENPQLVRAFGINVPLLLTLTYGFGAALAGLAGILAAPIYQVSPLMGTNIIITVFAVVVIGGMGSIGGAIATGYLLGLCEGLTKVFYPEASNIVVFVIMAVVLLIRPAGLFGRAA
- a CDS encoding ABC transporter ATP-binding protein, encoding MSDRAQPLLSVRGLQAWYGESQALHGVDLDIFPGETVTLLGRNGVGKTTTLRAIMGLLPKRSGTLRFEDHDLLKVPLHRVARLGLGFVPEERGIFASLSVEENLLLPPIVAPGGMSVEEIYALFPNLKERRQSGGTQLSGGEQQMLAIARILRSGVKLLLLDEPTEGLAPVIVQRIGEILQVLKARGMTVLLVEQNFRFAAKVADRFYLMDHGRVLDGFAVAELPDRMAQMTQTLGV
- a CDS encoding ABC transporter ATP-binding protein is translated as MSGILSTAHPGALARGAGDAAPGRGLAKGETVLSCRGLRRDFGGFTAVRDVDLDVGHGEVHALIGPNGAGKTTVFNLLTKFLQPTSGTITLLGEDITKTPPAKVARLGLVRSFQISATFPHLTILENVRVALQRRNGLAIQFWRPLSSLDRLNARAMELIDAVGLTEARDRPAASLSYGRKRVLEIATTLALEPKVLLLDEPMAGMGHEDVEVIAAIIKQVARNHAVLMVEHNLKVVADLCDRVTVLQRGEILAAGDYRTVSTDERVRTAYMGTDHV
- a CDS encoding ABC transporter substrate-binding protein, whose translation is MTVSGRLKRTVLAGATLALAASTSMQAKAQEVSDDIVKIGILNDQSGVYADFGGRWSFEAAKMAVEDFGGTVLGKKIEVITADHQNKPDIASNIARQWYDTEQVDAIMELTTSSVALAVQGLSKEKKKIDIVTGAATTDLTGKACSPYGFHWAYDTHALAVGTGGALVKQGGDSWFFLTADYAFGYSLEEQTSNFVKASGGTIVGSVRHPLSNTDFSSFLLQAQSSGAKVIGMANAGLDTSNAVKQAAEFGIVAGGQRLAALLFTLAEVHGLGLEAAQGLSLTEGFYWDRDDDSRAFSQRFFERTKRMPNMIQAGTYSAVLQYLKAIDKAKTDATEPVAAALHEMPVDDVFARGGKVAKNGRMIYDMYLLEVKKPAESTKPWDYFKVLATVPGDTAYLDPAKSNCPLVTP
- a CDS encoding LysR family transcriptional regulator; its protein translation is MQFDWDDLRHFLAVARTRQLSAAARRLRSNHVTVSRRIDRLEKALAMRLFERSARGYTLTILGERLVAHAERMEREVEGFGETILEAGGWARGVARLSTPEGFGNFFLAERLPGFARAHPGLLVEFVTIQQIVSLSRREADLSVTLNAPGAGPYLSERIAGYRLFLYASRDYLARHGPIGTRGEVNLHPLIGYVEDMIFTPGLDYLSEILPGMRAGYQSSSIQAQLQAVLAGFGIGILPFFIASRHAELVPILPRELHLERDYWMSSHEDLAAAPRIRVLADFIRRQAIEFGPIFRAEALLGA
- a CDS encoding class II aldolase/adducin family protein, which codes for MTAYDDAALREEMVATCRRMNETGINQGTAGNLSVRNPAGFLVTPTSLPYDRMQPGDLVQMFFDGTYEGQRRPSSEWRFHRDILAARTDIDCVLHCHSVYATTLAVHHHAIPSFHYMTAIAGGTTIRCSRYATFGTQALSDAALEALEDRLACLLGQHGQIALGKTLGAALALAVEVETLSRLYVQARVLGEPPVLPDEEMARVIQQMKNMSYGHAPDLDGVNDTPSAKSESTDPKARMSA